ATCTAAAGTGCCTTTAGACAAAGTAGTTGATACCATGTGGGAAACAGCTAAAGATATGAATAGAAATTATAAAGAAACTTCAGAAGGAGGTTTAGCCGTAACTGTACGATTAGCTGATTGTTAAGAATTATTTTATTTCAACAGGTTCTCCTAAAAACTTAGGGTTAACATTTAAGAGAATATCTACAAATACTTTTACCCTTGCTAAATATTCTCTTAATTGAACTTTTATAGCTTTTTTTCCTGAAACTCCTCTGGCGTTATACCCTATTGCTTCAATATCAAAATGGTTTGCCAAATACAATGCTCTTTCATTATGAAATTGTTGAGATATTATTGTTACTGAGGTTTGACCAAAAACCTCTTTAACCCTTACCATCGAATCTAAGGTTCTAAAACCAGCATAATCTAAATAAATTTTACTCTCAGGAATTCCTGCTTCAATCAAATCATTTTTAAAATCTGTTGGTTCATCATATCCTTGGGAGCCATTATCGCCACTTACTAAAATAAAATCAATTTTTTCAGCTTTGTATAACTCCACAGCAGCATTCAAACGAAATTGATAATACAGATTTATTCTCCCATCAGACAAATACTTTACTGTACCTAATAACAGCCCTACTTTATTTTTAGATATATTTTCTGTAGAATTAAATAATTTTCCTTCTGCATTATTAATTATTACTTTGTTTGAAACATAAATAGAAGTAATAACTAGTAAACAACTTAAAAGAAAAAGAATAGCAACTTTTTTTCGTTTCATCTATCTTGTAAATACTAATTCAGTTTCGGTAGACATTTCTTCAGAAAAACCGTATCCTTCCACATCAAAACCTTTTAACTCTTCTAAAGTCTCCACGTTATTATCTATAATGTAACGCACCATTAATCCACGAGCTTTCTTAGCAAAGGTCATAATAGTTTTATACTGTCCATTTTTAAAATCTTTAAAAACGGGAGTTATCATAGGTACTTTTAATGCTTTTTTAGGAAGTGCTTTAAAATATTCTGTACTTGCTAAATTAATTAACAACTCTCCATCTCCTAATTCTTCATTTAGCGACTCAGCCAATGTAGTATCCCAAAACTTATATAAGTTTTCTCTTCTACCTACTTTTAACTTAGTTCCCATTTCTAAACGATAAGGTTGAATTAAATCCAACGGTTTTAACAAACCGTATAACCCTGATAAAATTCTTAATTTCTCTTGTAAAACTGGAATCTTATCTTCTGATATAGAACTGGCATCAATACCTCTGTACACTTCACCTGTAAACGCAAATACTGCTTGTTTTGCATTATCTAAAGAAAAAGGAGGTTGCCAATCTTGATTTCTATCATAATTTAAACTTGCTAAATCATCAGAAATCTTCATTAACTCGCTTAATTTTTTTCTTGATAATGTTTTTAACTTCTTATTCAGTTTTTCAGATTGTTCTAAAAACCTAGGTTGTGTATATACATCAGTAGTAACTTTGCTTTCAAAGTCTAACGATTTTGCTGGTGATATTATAATTTTCATGCTATAAAATTTAAAGTAAAAATAAGAAGCTATTTTAAAATCATCAATTACTTCAGGTAATTTAAATTGATTGTAGTATTAATTTTTTTAATACTAAACTTGTAATCCGTCATAAGCTAAGAACACATTTTCAGGCAACTCTTTTTCAACCTCATCGTGTAATCCTAACAATTCACTAATATGTGTTAAATATGCTTTTTTAGGTTTAATTTCTTCTATAAAACTTAATGATTCTTCTAAGTTAAAATGTGTTTTATGAGGTTCTCTTCGTAAACCTGTCACAATCAAAACATCAAGGTTTTTTAGCTTTTCTTTCTCTTCTTCTGAAATAGTTTTAATATCGGTTATATATGCTACATTATTAAAACGGTATCCGAGAATTGGTAAATTACCGTGCATTACTTCAATTGGAGTGACCTCTACTCCCTCTAACTCAAAACTTTCTTTATGTGAAATAATAGTTGGAGCTACACTTGGTGCACTTGGGTATCGATTTTCTGTTGCAAATATATAATCGTATCGCTTTTGTAAAACTCCTAGCACTCTTTCTGTTAAATATATAGGTACTGGTCCTATTTGAAAGCAGTACGGACGAATTTCATCTAAACCAGCTATATGATCTGCATGTTCATGGGTAAATAAAATTCCGTTGATTGACGCCACTTCTTCACGCATCATTTGCTGGCGAAAATCAGGCCCACAATCAATCACATAATTAATATCATTCCATGAAACTAGCACCGAAGATCGTAATCTTTTGTCTTTCGGGTTTTTAGATAAAGCTACAGGGTGTTTACTTGTAATCATTGGAACTCCAGTAGAAGTTCCCGTTCCTAAAAAAGTTATTTTTACTTGATTTTTTTTCTTCATTTTCACCACAAAAATACAACAAAAATTGTCTGTTCGTTTGTAATTTCAGTACATTTGTACTACGTAACAAAAAACAACAAAATGGCAATTACGTTAAAAGGAGATCAAAAGATAAACACTGTACCAACTACCAAGATGAAAGCGTTAAAAATTAACTTAAACGCTCATATATATGGAACTTTTGCAGAAATTGGAGCTGGTCAAGAAACTGTTCGTAATTTTTTTAGAGCTGGTGGAGCTTCTGGTACAATAGCAAAAGCTATGAGTGCTTATGATAAAGATTTTTCTGATGCCATTTATGGAGTTGAGAAAGACAATCGTTATGTTACCGAACCTCGATTAAAAAAGATGCTAAAGCATGAAATGGATTTAATTGAGGAGCGTCTTGATCGTCAAAAACATCCTGATAAATTATTTTTTAGTTATGCTAACACGGTAGCAACCATTAACTTCACGAAGAAATTCAAAGGTCATGGTTGGGTTGGTATTCGTTTTCAATTAGACCCATTAGAAGATTATAATGAAATTGTTTTACACCTTCGTTTTAAAGAAACTGATGCTCGTCAACAACAGGAAACATTAGGAGTTTTAGGTGTAAATTTAATTTACGGAGCCTACTATTTAAATGACAATCCAAAAGATTTATTAAAGTCTTTTTATGATAACATTGATAAAGATCGTTTAGAGATTGACATGATTAATTTCTCTGGACCTCGCTTTATGTATGTTGACAACCGTTTAATGAGTTTACAACTTGTTAAAAACGGAATGACAAACGCAGTAATGTTTGGTCCTGACGGAAACAACTTATTGCCTGCACAAGTACTTTACAAAAAGAATATTTTAGCACTTCGTGGTAGCTACAGACCTGTTACTAAGGTAAACATGGATATGTTTGAACGTGCTAAACAACTATTTTTTGATGAGAATAAGGTAGACCCTAAGAAAACAAAAATCATTTTTGAAATTACCTTAAGTAATCTTCGTGCTGAAGGGGAAATTAATGAACGTGACTTCTTAGATAGAGCCGAACTATTATGTTCTCTTGGTCAAAACGTTATGATTACCAATTATCAAGAATATTTTAAGTTAGTGGAATACTTTAGTGAATATACCAAAGAGCGTATGGGACTTGCTATGGGTGTTTACAACTTGATTCAGATTTTTGATGAAAAATACTACCGTGATTTAAGTGGAGGTATTTTAGAAGCTTTTGGTAAACTTTTCTACAGAGACTTAAAGGTATACATGTATCCTTATAAAAATGAGGAAACAGGCGAGTATATAACTAGTGAAAACCTTAAAGTACATCCAAGAATGAAAGAACTTTACAAGTTCTTTAAAAACAATGGTCGATTAATTGATATAAAAGATTTTAATCCTGATATTTTACACATTTTCTCTAGAAAAGTTTTAAAGAAGATAAAAAACGGAGAAGATGGATGGGAAGAAATGCTTCCTAAAGGAGTATCTGAAACCATTAAAGAAAAACGTTTATTTGGGTGCACAAAAAGAATTAGATAGTCTTTTTTATTACTCTTTTTAAACCTTTCGCTATCTTTAAGGTCTAACAGCTAAATAGTTTTTAGTTGATTGACGAAATTACACTTATAGATCAATTACAGCAATCTACTACTAAAGAGGTTGCTTTTAAAAGCCTTGTATCGCAATATAAAGAGCGATTGTATTGGCATATACGAAAGATTGTAATTTCTCATGAAGATGCTGATGATGTTTTACAAAACACCTTTATAAAGGTTTACAAAAACATTAATCAGTTTAAAAGAGATAGTAAACTATTTTCCTGGATGTATAGAATAGCTACTAACGAAGCTATAACTTTCATCAATAAAAAAGCTAAAGAAAAAAACATTCATATTTCTGATTATCAACTACAAATCACTTCTACCCTAGATAGTGATTATTGGTTTTCAGGTGATGAAATTCAACTTATTTTACAAAAAGCAATTGCTACATTGCCTCAAAAGCAGCAATTAGTCTTTAATATGAAGTACTTTGATGAAATGAAATATGAGGAAATCTCTGAGATTCTTGACACCTCAGTCGGAGCTTTAAAAGCCTCGTATCATATAGCAGCAAAAAAAATAGAGCATTTTATAAAGAACTATAATTAAACCTTTTACAAAAACAATAGTCTTACTAGGGTAATGAATGAAAAAATAAAACATACTATAAATTTCATAAACCAAAAAGCTGGTAAAAATTGTGGCTTTTCAGTTCCTCAAAACTATTTTGAAGAAGTTGAAGAAAGGATTAACACTTCCGTTTTTATAGATAGTTTACCTAAAAAGAAGACATTCAATACTCCTGGTGATTATTTTGATACCTTTGAAACTCAAATTCTATCAAGATTAGCTACAGAACAAACTACAGAAACGAAAGTAATTTCATTACGTAAAAGAGTTTTACAGTACATTCCTCTAGCTGCTGCGGCTTCCGTTTTACTTTTCATCGGTATTAATTATTTTAACGCCCAAAAAATTACTTTTGAAGATATAACTATTACTGATATAGAATCTTGGTATGAAAATGGATATGGTAATATTGACAATAGTGAGCTTGCGGCAACATTAAACACTTCTGAACTAGACGAAGATATATTAGCCTCTATTAGTGATGAAACATTAGAAGATTACTTAAATTCTGTTGATACACCAACACTTATAAACGAAATAGAACAATGATGAAGAAACATTTACTTATATTATTTATAGCTTTCATATCCTTCTTTTCTGTTCAAGCGCAAACAAGAAAAGGAAATTATGAAAAGGTTAAAGCTTTTAAGGTTGCTTTTCTTTCTGAAAAGTTAAACTTAACAGAAGAAGAAGCCAATAAGTTTTGGCCACTATACAATGTATATGACAAAAAAATGATTGAACTTCATAAAGCAGAACGTTACAGTATAAAAAAGAAAATACTTAGTTGTGGAGGAATTGATAGCTTAACCGATAAAGAATCTAAAGAAATTGTTAATAAAATTAAGTCTGTTTCAAAAGAACAATATGAAACTAAAAATAATTTTTATAACAAACTTTCTACCTTTTTATCAGATAAAAAAATCCTCACCTTGGAGGTGGCTGAACACGAATTTCACCGAAAGCTTATAAAAAAGCTAAAGGGCGAAAAAAAGAAACATCGATAAGTAAAAAAAGGAAGCTTTAAAAGCTTCCTTTTTTTACTTATCGACTAAGGCTAAACAAACATATAAATCTGGTTTATTAGCCGTAAATTGTTTTAGCCAAATAGTTAGTTCATCTATTTCATAGGGTAGTAATCTACCTAAAGCTTTTTCAAGCTCTTTACAAAATAAATCAGCGTTAAAACTAACCTTTTGAAGTACAGTTTTCGTGTACTCATACATAGCTCTTGCCATATTTATTGGGGTTATCTGTTATTAAATACTGGACGTAATTTACGAAATTTTATTCCAATGTTAGTGTTAAAATTTATCAAAAAAAAGCGAGACTTAAATAAGTCTCGCTTTTTTAAACATATAATTTATAGTACTTATAAACTATTTACTTTTTCTATTAAAGCGTTTGCTCTTGACTCTAACTCAGCGCTTACTGCTTTATAGTGAGCCTTTTTATCTTCAACATTTTTTGCATTCACCTTTGCAATTAAATCATCAAAAGTTACAATAACCTCATCAACAATAGCATCTGCTTTCGCTTTATCAGCTTCAGGGTTTAATTGTACTGTTATTTGACAAATATCAATAATGTCTCCTAATGTATAGTTGATATCTTTCTTTAAATTTTTTATGCTTGCCATAATTATAAATTTTGATGCAAAATTAATCGATTTTATCTAATTCTTGTTGAAATTTTCCAAAAAACTGCCCTACATGATATCCATCTACCAAAGCATGGTTTACATTAATCGCTACAGGCATTAACATTTTTTTATTTTGCTCCTTTATTTTACCAAAAGCCAATTGAGGTACGCTATCGTTTTTATTTCCTGAAAACGGCTCTTTATGCCCTGAAAAACTAACCCAAGGAATAGCTGAGCAATGTATACATCCTAAAGAGTACTTAGGCGGAAACAAATCATTAGAATTTAAAATTCGTTCTTTTTCCTTTTGAAAATTAAGTTGGAATTCCTCAAAGCTTTCAGAATAACCTATATACGAGAATCCAAAAGTATTATCAGGTCTTGCAATAGTTGCTGAAGCATTAATTCGTTCATAAACAACAACCATATCATCCTCTAATCTATATTTTAAATTCTCAACTGTATTTATAGCTTTCATACAAGCATGTAAGTATCGGACAAAAAAGGACTGATTCTTTTCTTTTGCTAATTGATAGATTATAGACACATCTACATCTGCAACTAATCCAAAAGTTGGATCTTCTAAAGTTCTAAAATGTCTAAAAAGTTCTTTCCTATTCCAACTTTCAATATCTAGGTATTTCATTTATAAAAATTTTAATACATCTGTAATACTAGATACTGTTTTGTAAGCATCTGATTTTTGCTCTTCTTTAACTTCTTCGTGTGCCCATGTTGTATGAAACGGAACATGAATTGCTGTTGCTCCTATTTCAATTAACGGTAACACATCTGATTTTAATGAGTTTCCAATCATTAAAAACTCTGAAGGATTAATATCCAAGCGTTTTACTAATTTTTTATAATCAGTTTTTTTCTTCTCACTCATCACTTCTGTATGATGAAAATATTTCAAAATTCCTGATTTAGCCAACTTACGTTCTTGATCTAATAAGTCTCCTTTGGTTGCTACAATTAATTTATATTTTCCATGCAATTCTTGTAACACCTCTTCTACCCCATCTAGCAACTCTATTGGTTTTTCTAACATGTCTTTTCCTATTTCAAGAATTGCTTCCATTTTTTTAGGACTGATTTTATAGTTAGAAATTTCCAGAGCGCATTCAACCATTGACAGCATAAAACCTTTTACTCCGTACCCGTATATTTTAAGATTTTCTATTTCTTTTTTAAATAACTCTTGATGGATTTTATTCTCTGTTTCATAATCGGACAATAATCGAGCAAAATCATCTTCAGCATCACGAAAGTAGGTCTCGTTTACCCAAAGAGTATCATCAGCATCAAAGGATATTATTTTAATATTATTCATTTTCTAATAATTTTATGGCTTTTTCTAGGTCTTCAGGAGTATCAATACCAATACTTTCTACTGAAGTTTCTATCATTTTTATTTTTTTCCCTACTTCTAAGTAACGAATACATTCAATTTTTTCAGCAGCCTCTATTGGTGTCATTGGTGTATAATAAAAATCAATTAACGCTTCTTTTCTGAATGCATAAACTCCTTTGTGCTTATAATAGTTTACAGCAACTTCTTTATCTCGATGATATGGAATTACACTTCTTGAAAAGTAAATAGCAAAATCATTTGCATCAGTAATTACCTTAACGTTATTTGGATTTTGAATATCTTCCTCATTCGTCATTTTTACTTTCAGTGATGCTAAATCTATTTCTTTTTGAGTATCAGATTTAAAAACACTAATTAGTTTTGATAATGAAACTGTATCAATAAAAGGTTCGTCTCCTTGTACATTCACCACAATATCTACATCTAAATTTTCAACTGCTTCTGCTATTCTATCAGAACCACATTCATGTTCCTTTTTACTCATTAAAACCTTACCTCCTACTTTTTCTATAGAGTTATAAATTACTTCGGAATCGGTTACCACATATACCTCATCAAAAAGGTTTGCTTTTACAGCTGCTTCATAGGTTCTTACAATTACAGGTTTTCCTCCTAAGTCCTTCATCAATTTCCCCGGAAAACGTGACGCACTATAACGTGCAGGTATCATTGCTATTATCTTCATAAATAATCATAAGTGTTTACGTATCAAAGATACATATTTAAACTGCCATCATAAAAACTGATAATACTCACATTGATAAAACTTTAACATTAAATACTTTTTGATTTTATTCAATTATTAAAAACTTTTACTACTTTTGAATCATTATGAAGGCGCTTTTAGGCACATACACGTTTATTTTTAACACAATCAACTCGATTATGTGTACTGCCCGCATGCACAAACAATATGTATATGTAACTAAAAGCACCCAAAGAAACAGATTTAAACATCGATTTTAAACAATCAATTTAATATAAATTTAACCAAAGGTGCTTTTTTAAAAAAACACCTTTTTTATTTACTAATATTTTAAATTTTAAACATTATGAACACTTTTAAGTATCGAAACTCAATTAGAAAACATGTAGCCTCAACTGTAATGTACTCAGTACAAAATCCATTTTACAGAGATCCTGAATTACTAATACTTAACCCTTAAAATTATCATGAAAACATTAAATATCACATCAAACAGTCAGCCAAATCAATTTATAGTTAACAAAAAGCAGGTTAGCAAAAACAAAGTGTTAAAAACTTCAGTTTTATACGATAAAATTGAATCTAGCGCGAATACTTCTTTAGGCTTTTATCCAGACTCTTCTAGTTTTAGTTTTAACAGTATCGAGTTTGATCTGTTAGGCAACGCATACCTTAATGATAAGCTTGTTATCAAAAACAATATTAAAAAATTAAGTGATACTGAGATTATTTTCAATATAACAGTATCTAAAAAAGAAGAAAAGAAACAAAATATTATATGTACAGCTACTTTTGGCTATACAATTAAAAAAGCGTCTTAATTATTCCTAAAAATTGATTTTAAAATCAATTGAGCAATCGTTAAGTTAGTTTGGTTTGTTTATAAGCTTAGGAGATTTTTTTCTCTTAAGCTTATTTTATATACGTTTCTAATAGCTCCGAAGAATTTTCTGATAAAATTTCCACTTTATCAATACATGCTGGTATCAAGATTGTTTCTCCTTTTCTTACAACTTCTTGTTGACTTTCATAAAAGAATGTTACCTCCCCTTCTACACACATATAAATTACAAAACAATCTTTTTTAAATAAATCAATTTCTTTCTTTCCTTCTACTAGGAGTATATTAGTTGTAAAATAAGGACATGTAACTACTTGATTTGCTACATTCTTTTGTTTCTTATAAGTTGTTTTGTAGGAACTCTTCGCTGAGAAATCAATAGCTTCTAATGCTTTTTCTGTATGCAATTCTCGGTAATTACCATCAATATCTTTCCTATCCCAATCATAAATACGGTAAGTTATATCTGAGGTTTGTTGAATTTCTGCAATCAGTAAACCAGCACCAATAGCGTGTACTCTTCCTGGTGGCACAAAATAAACATCTCCTTTGGATACTTTATCTACATTTAAAATACTTAAGAGAGTCTTGTTATTCAGGTGATGTATATATTCTTCTTTATTAGAGTTTTCTTTGAATCCTATAATAATGTTAGCTTCATTATCAGCTTGCATTACATACCACATCTCTGTCTTCCCAAAAGACTCTTGAAGCCCTGCTAAATCATCATCTGGGTGTACTTGAATACTTAAAACCTTTTTTGCATCTATAAATTTTATTAATAACGGAAATTGTTTTCCAAAAGTTTTATATACATAGTCACCTACTAAATCGTGCTTATACTCTTTTAAAAGACTTCTTAATGTTCTTCCTTTAAGATTACCATTACTAACGACTGATTCATCTCCATCAACATCAGAAATTTCCCAACTCTCTCCTATATTAGATCCATCTGATTTTTTATGAAGTAGTTGGTTAAGCTTTTTTCCTCCCCAAATTTTTTGTTTTAAAATTGGAGTAAATCGTAGTAATTGGTTTATCATAGATTATGCACCTCTATATGTTACGTAGTTTCTTGGTGTTTCGTATAGTGTAACTTCTAGGTCTAGTTTTTCTGGAATACTTACACGTAACTTGTTATAAATTACCACTGATATATTTTCTACTGTAGGATTAACATTCTTAAACTCCTCTACTTCAATATTTAAGTTTTTATGATCTAAAGTGTCTTCTACTTTCAGCTTAATTAAATCTTTCAGCTTACCTAAATCATATACATAACCTGTTTCTTGGTCTATTTCACCAGTTAATGAAACAATTAGTTCATAATTATGACCATGGTAATTAGGGTTACTACACTTACCAAAAACTTCGTAATTTTTCTCATTAGACCATTTAGGGTTAAATAACCTGTGTGCAGCATTAAAATGTGCTTTTCTATGAACTGTTACTTTAGGCATAATTAAATATACTTAGATATTTTATCGTACGATTCTTTAAAAATTATTTTAAACCAAGCTGTATATTTTTCTGGATGCTCTTCTATATCGTTTTTTACCTCCTCTAAAGGCATCCATTTATACGAAGCTACTTCATCAGTGTTTACAATAGGTTCGTCGTTAAATCGACCAATCATTACATGATCATATTCATGTTCTGTTAAGCCATTATCAAATGGTGCTTTATAAATAAAAGAAAATACCTCTTCTAACTCACATGAAAATCCCATTTCTTCCTGTAATCTACGTTTCCCAGCTTCAACATTGGTCTCTCCGTCTCTCTGATGCGAACAACAAGTATTTGTCCACAATAAAGGTGAGTGATATTTTTCAGCAGCACGTTGTTGTAACATCAATTCATTTTTATCATTAAAAACAAATACCGAAAATGCCCTGTGTAATAAAGCTTTTTCGTGTGCTTCAATTTTTTCCATTAATCCTATCGGATTGTCTTGCTGATCAACTAAAATTACTTGTTCTTTCATCTAGAAAATTTACGAAAAGCAAACTTACAAAATACTATTAAGACTATATATTACATCAGTTATAAAAAAAGAATTAATATTGTGTTTATTACAAAAATGAATTACTATGAAACTCAAACAACTACTTTCTAAACTTAGATATAGAAACCAAATTAAAAATTCAAT
The nucleotide sequence above comes from Tenacibaculum singaporense. Encoded proteins:
- a CDS encoding SanA/YdcF family protein — its product is MKRKKVAILFLLSCLLVITSIYVSNKVIINNAEGKLFNSTENISKNKVGLLLGTVKYLSDGRINLYYQFRLNAAVELYKAEKIDFILVSGDNGSQGYDEPTDFKNDLIEAGIPESKIYLDYAGFRTLDSMVRVKEVFGQTSVTIISQQFHNERALYLANHFDIEAIGYNARGVSGKKAIKVQLREYLARVKVFVDILLNVNPKFLGEPVEIK
- the yaaA gene encoding peroxide stress protein YaaA; its protein translation is MKIIISPAKSLDFESKVTTDVYTQPRFLEQSEKLNKKLKTLSRKKLSELMKISDDLASLNYDRNQDWQPPFSLDNAKQAVFAFTGEVYRGIDASSISEDKIPVLQEKLRILSGLYGLLKPLDLIQPYRLEMGTKLKVGRRENLYKFWDTTLAESLNEELGDGELLINLASTEYFKALPKKALKVPMITPVFKDFKNGQYKTIMTFAKKARGLMVRYIIDNNVETLEELKGFDVEGYGFSEEMSTETELVFTR
- a CDS encoding MBL fold metallo-hydrolase, giving the protein MKKKNQVKITFLGTGTSTGVPMITSKHPVALSKNPKDKRLRSSVLVSWNDINYVIDCGPDFRQQMMREEVASINGILFTHEHADHIAGLDEIRPYCFQIGPVPIYLTERVLGVLQKRYDYIFATENRYPSAPSVAPTIISHKESFELEGVEVTPIEVMHGNLPILGYRFNNVAYITDIKTISEEEKEKLKNLDVLIVTGLRREPHKTHFNLEESLSFIEEIKPKKAYLTHISELLGLHDEVEKELPENVFLAYDGLQV
- a CDS encoding TonB-dependent receptor, with amino-acid sequence MAITLKGDQKINTVPTTKMKALKINLNAHIYGTFAEIGAGQETVRNFFRAGGASGTIAKAMSAYDKDFSDAIYGVEKDNRYVTEPRLKKMLKHEMDLIEERLDRQKHPDKLFFSYANTVATINFTKKFKGHGWVGIRFQLDPLEDYNEIVLHLRFKETDARQQQETLGVLGVNLIYGAYYLNDNPKDLLKSFYDNIDKDRLEIDMINFSGPRFMYVDNRLMSLQLVKNGMTNAVMFGPDGNNLLPAQVLYKKNILALRGSYRPVTKVNMDMFERAKQLFFDENKVDPKKTKIIFEITLSNLRAEGEINERDFLDRAELLCSLGQNVMITNYQEYFKLVEYFSEYTKERMGLAMGVYNLIQIFDEKYYRDLSGGILEAFGKLFYRDLKVYMYPYKNEETGEYITSENLKVHPRMKELYKFFKNNGRLIDIKDFNPDILHIFSRKVLKKIKNGEDGWEEMLPKGVSETIKEKRLFGCTKRIR
- a CDS encoding RNA polymerase sigma factor, with the protein product MIDEITLIDQLQQSTTKEVAFKSLVSQYKERLYWHIRKIVISHEDADDVLQNTFIKVYKNINQFKRDSKLFSWMYRIATNEAITFINKKAKEKNIHISDYQLQITSTLDSDYWFSGDEIQLILQKAIATLPQKQQLVFNMKYFDEMKYEEISEILDTSVGALKASYHIAAKKIEHFIKNYN
- a CDS encoding CatA-like O-acetyltransferase; the encoded protein is MKYLDIESWNRKELFRHFRTLEDPTFGLVADVDVSIIYQLAKEKNQSFFVRYLHACMKAINTVENLKYRLEDDMVVVYERINASATIARPDNTFGFSYIGYSESFEEFQLNFQKEKERILNSNDLFPPKYSLGCIHCSAIPWVSFSGHKEPFSGNKNDSVPQLAFGKIKEQNKKMLMPVAINVNHALVDGYHVGQFFGKFQQELDKID
- a CDS encoding HAD family hydrolase is translated as MNNIKIISFDADDTLWVNETYFRDAEDDFARLLSDYETENKIHQELFKKEIENLKIYGYGVKGFMLSMVECALEISNYKISPKKMEAILEIGKDMLEKPIELLDGVEEVLQELHGKYKLIVATKGDLLDQERKLAKSGILKYFHHTEVMSEKKKTDYKKLVKRLDINPSEFLMIGNSLKSDVLPLIEIGATAIHVPFHTTWAHEEVKEEQKSDAYKTVSSITDVLKFL
- the kdsB gene encoding 3-deoxy-manno-octulosonate cytidylyltransferase, translated to MKIIAMIPARYSASRFPGKLMKDLGGKPVIVRTYEAAVKANLFDEVYVVTDSEVIYNSIEKVGGKVLMSKKEHECGSDRIAEAVENLDVDIVVNVQGDEPFIDTVSLSKLISVFKSDTQKEIDLASLKVKMTNEEDIQNPNNVKVITDANDFAIYFSRSVIPYHRDKEVAVNYYKHKGVYAFRKEALIDFYYTPMTPIEAAEKIECIRYLEVGKKIKMIETSVESIGIDTPEDLEKAIKLLENE
- a CDS encoding type I phosphomannose isomerase catalytic subunit; protein product: MINQLLRFTPILKQKIWGGKKLNQLLHKKSDGSNIGESWEISDVDGDESVVSNGNLKGRTLRSLLKEYKHDLVGDYVYKTFGKQFPLLIKFIDAKKVLSIQVHPDDDLAGLQESFGKTEMWYVMQADNEANIIIGFKENSNKEEYIHHLNNKTLLSILNVDKVSKGDVYFVPPGRVHAIGAGLLIAEIQQTSDITYRIYDWDRKDIDGNYRELHTEKALEAIDFSAKSSYKTTYKKQKNVANQVVTCPYFTTNILLVEGKKEIDLFKKDCFVIYMCVEGEVTFFYESQQEVVRKGETILIPACIDKVEILSENSSELLETYIK
- a CDS encoding 6-pyruvoyl trahydropterin synthase family protein, producing MPKVTVHRKAHFNAAHRLFNPKWSNEKNYEVFGKCSNPNYHGHNYELIVSLTGEIDQETGYVYDLGKLKDLIKLKVEDTLDHKNLNIEVEEFKNVNPTVENISVVIYNKLRVSIPEKLDLEVTLYETPRNYVTYRGA
- the idi gene encoding isopentenyl-diphosphate Delta-isomerase; amino-acid sequence: MKEQVILVDQQDNPIGLMEKIEAHEKALLHRAFSVFVFNDKNELMLQQRAAEKYHSPLLWTNTCCSHQRDGETNVEAGKRRLQEEMGFSCELEEVFSFIYKAPFDNGLTEHEYDHVMIGRFNDEPIVNTDEVASYKWMPLEEVKNDIEEHPEKYTAWFKIIFKESYDKISKYI